In the Arachis ipaensis cultivar K30076 chromosome B10, Araip1.1, whole genome shotgun sequence genome, one interval contains:
- the LOC107623187 gene encoding UDP-glucose 6-dehydrogenase 1, whose product MVKICCIGAGYVGGPTMAVIALKCPSIEVAVVDISKSRIAAWNSDQLPIYEPGLDSVVKQCRGKNLFFSTDVEKHVFEADIVFVSVNTPTKTRGLGAGKAADLTYWESAARMIADVSKSDKIVVEKSTVPVKTAEAIEKILTHNAKGINFQILSNPEFLAEGTAIQDLFNPDRVLIGGRETPGGQKAIQTLKEVYAHWVPEERILTTNLWSAELSKLAANAFLAQRISSVNAMSALCEATGANVKQVSFAVGTDTRIGPKFLNASVGFGGSCFQKDILNLVYICECNGLPEVAEYWKQVIKINDYQKSRFVNRVVSSMFNTVANKKIAILGFAFKKDTGDTRETPAIDVCKGLLGDKARLSIYDPQVTEDQIQRDLWMNKFDWDHPIHLQPTSPTTEKKVSVVWDAYEATKDADGVCILTEWDEFKNLDYQKIYDNMRKPAFVFDGRNIVDMDKLREIGFIVYSIGKPLDPWLKDMPAVA is encoded by the coding sequence ATGGTGAAGATTTGCTGCATTGGGGCTGGATATGTTGGGGGTCCTACAATGGCAGTGATTGCACTTAAGTGCCCGTCAATTGAGGTGGCTGTTGTCGATATCTCTAAATCCCGCATTGCAGCCTGGAACAGCGATCAGCTTCCAATATATGAGCCAGGCCTTGACAGTGTGGTAAAGCAATGTCGTGGCAAGAACCTCTTCTTCAGCACTGATGTAGAGAAACATGTATTTGAGGCTGACATAGTATTTGTCTCTGTCAACACCCCAACTAAGACTCGCGGTCTTGGAGCCGGCAAAGCAGCAGATTTGACATATTGGGAGAGTGCAGCTCGTATGATCGCCGACGTCTCTAAGTCAGACAAGATTGTGGTTGAGAAATCTACTGTCCCTGTCAAAACTGCTGAGGCCATAGAAAAAATTCTGACTCACAATGCCAAGGGTATCAACTTCCAGATTCTCTCAAACCCGGAATTCCTTGCCGAGGGAACTGCAATCCAAGATCTTTTCAACCCGGACCGAGTTCTCATTGGAGGCAGGGAGACCCCAGGAGGCCAGAAGGCCATTCAAACATTGAAGGAAGTTTATGCTCATTGGGTTCCTGAGGAGAGGATCCTAACCACAAACCTGTGGTCTGCAGAACTCTCTAAGCTTGCtgccaatgctttcttggcccAAAGGATTTCATCAGTTAACGCCATGTCGGCCCTCTGCGAGGCTACCGGTGCAAATGTTAAACAGGTGTCCTTTGCCGTTGGTACAGACACAAGGATTGGACCTAAGTTCCTCAATGCTAGTGTTGGATTTGGTGGATCCTGCTTCCAGAAAGATATCTTGAACCTTGTTTACATCTGCGAGTGCAATGGCCTTCCGGAGGTGGCAGAGTACTGGAAACAAGTCATCAAGATCAATGATTACCAGAAAAGCCGGTTTGTGAACCGTGTGGTTTCGTCTATGTTTAACACGGTTGCAAACAAGAAGATTGCCATTCTGGGATTTGCATTCAAGAAAGACACTGGAGACACTAGGGAGACACCGGCCATTGATGTGTGCAAGGGGCTACTTGGCGATAAGGCCCGACTGAGCATATACGATCCACAGGTGACCGAGGACCAAATCCAAAGGGATCTGTGGATGAACAAGTTTGATTGGGACCATCCTATCCACCTGCAGCCAACTAGCCCAACAACCGAGAAGAAGGTGAGTGTGGTTTGGGATGCGTATGAGGCAACAAAGGATGCAGATGGTGTTTGCATTCTAACCGAGTGGGATGAGTTCAAGAATCTTGATTATCAGAAGATATATGACAATATGAGGAAACCAGCATTTGTGTTTGATGGAAGGAACATTGTGGATATGGATAAGCTTCGTGAGATTGGATTCATTGTGTACTCAATTGGTAAGCCACTGGATCCATGGCTCAAAGACATGCCTGCTGTGGCCTAA